The following proteins come from a genomic window of Schistocerca gregaria isolate iqSchGreg1 chromosome X, iqSchGreg1.2, whole genome shotgun sequence:
- the LOC126298981 gene encoding uncharacterized protein LOC126298981 — MSPHYTTTPTVRITHLAFSFSETSVNSATSLSYSKGVLVLCSSSSRFHSVSWITFQGIMSSEPGNELRWNAVMCYFPGRPYYLRYQIGFDILVNPPDAQADPSVAGQPPRLIRVQLYFPDGIICNPAYFDEMPNPLSFEGDVPHSYPPLPDVYPPMHPDNPHPTQSFYRRLRQQAMMLQEQLYTRVLVDIANGQPGEFMVIDDTPYDVIPHCNECNEFHRDPELVHMKRPRGAPKRKHSKQSHKQPGRSYQRPSKSTSTDEQDTSHAAPHTAGESVTTGPKKHLQKRKKRTVTQQLPEENELHEIATGIQKKNVSTLAAVATIEKAMDRLNIQENNLQKQEKPTLTQQLPEKDGLHEIATGIQDKNASTEPAAATIKDEMDRLNSHEENDDGNVVQDNEKLSEDAYVNDDK; from the exons ATGAGCCCCCACTATACGACTACTCCTACAGTACGAATAACGCATTTGGCATTCAGTTTCAGTGAGACTTCGGTGAATAGTGCGACTAGTCTTAGCTATTCGAAGGGCGTCTTAGTGCTTTGCTCGAGTTCCAGTCGGTTTCATAGTGTCAGTTGGATCACTTTTCAGGGCATTATGTCGTCTGAGCCTGGCAATGAATTACGATGGAACGCAGTTATGTGTTACTTTCCTGGGCGTCCATACTACCTCAGATATCAGATTGGGTTTGATATACTTGTTAACCCTCCTGATGCACAAGCGGATCCATCTGTGGCCGGTCAACCTCCACGCTTGATCCGTGTTCAGCTTTACTTCCCAGATGGTATTATCTGCAATCCAGCATACTTCGATGAAATGCCAAATCCTCTTTCATTCGAAGGTGATGTGCCACATTCCTACCCTCCACTCCCTGATGTCTATCCACCAATGCACCCAGATAATCCACATCCAACCCAGTCGTTTTATCGTCGTCTACGCCAGCAAGCTATGATGTTGCAGGAACAACTTTATACTCGTGTGCTTGTAGATATCGCAAATGGCCAGCCTGGGGAATTTATGGTAATTGATGACACACCATACGACGTCATTCCTCACTGCAACGAGTGCAATGAGTTTCACAGAGATCCAGAACTTGTTCACATGAAACGACCCCGAGGtgctccaaaacgcaagcactcaaAGCAGTCACACAAACAGCCAGGGCGTTCATATCAGCGTCCATCAAAGTCCACATCCACAGATGAGCAGGACACGTCACATGCAGCACCACACACAGCCGGTGAAAGTGTCACCACAGGCCCCA aaaaacatctgcAAAAGCGCAAAAAGCGTACAGTGACTCAGCAGTTGCCAGAGGAAAATGAGTTACATGAAATAGCGAcaggaatacaaaagaaaaatgtttCCACTCTGGCTGCTGTTGCAACCATCGAAAAGGCAATGGATCGTTTGAATATACAAG aaaacaatCTGCAAAAGCAAGAAAAGCCTACATTGACTCAACAGTTGCCAGAGAAAGATGGGTTACATGAAATAGCAACAGGGATACAAGACAAAAATGCTTCCACTGAGCCTGCTGCTGCCACCATAAAAGATGAAATGGATCGTTTGAATTCGCATGAAGAGAACGATGATGGAAATGTCGTTCAGGACAACGAGAAGCTCAGTGAAGATGCATATGTCAATGACGACAAATAG